The genome window CGATAAGTACTTACTTGGCACACCTCTATATTACGttagataaaaacaaaagtatcaTACGACATTTTCGTCGAAATCAGTGACCCGATTTGGGATGTTTACATACGAAGTTACTCTAGGAAAGTCAAAGCCATAAAACTTGTGGTGTATCTTATCGTGCAGAAAACGCAATAAGGCCCGCAGTCCTAAAGCTATCACATAAATCCCCTGCTTACAAAATGGAGTCAGCAAAGGGAATACAGGAACTTTCGATCATAATGAAGTTACCAATACAGCATAATCATTTTAAACAGTCAACTTTGTGGACATTTAAACTCTTCTAATCCAATGTTTTGTATGCATCACTAAACCTATTTATAGAATcggctaatttaatttaaacagtcAACTTTGTGGACATTTAAACTCTTCTAATCCAATGTTTTGTATGCATCACTAAACCTATTTATAGAATcggctaatttaatttaaacagtcAACTTTGTGGACATTTAAACTCTTCTAATCCAATGTTTTGTATGCATCACTAAACCTATTTATAGAATcggctaatttaatttaaacagtcAACTTTGTGGACATTTAAACTCTTCTAATCCAATGTTTTGTATGCATCACTAAACCTATTTATAGAATcggctaatttaatttaaacagtcAACTTTGTGGACATTTAAACTCTTCTAATCCAATGTTTTGTATGCATCACTAAACCTATTTATAGAATcggctaatttaatttaaacagtcAACTTTGTGGACATTTAAACTCTTCTAATCCAATGTTTTGTATGCATCACTAAACCTATTTATAGAATcggctaatttaatttaaacagtcAACTTTGTGGACATTTAAACTCTTCTAATCCAATGTTTTGTATGCATCACTAAACCTATTTATAGAATcggctaatttaatttaaacagtcAACTTTGTGGACATTTAAACTCTTCTAATCCAATGTTTTGTATGCATCACTAAACCTATTTATAGAATcggctaatttaatttaaacagtcAACTTTGTGGACATTTAAACTCTTCTAATCCAATGTTTTGTATGCATCACTAAACCTATTTATAGAATcggctaatttaatttaaacagtcAACTTTGTGGACATTTAAACTCTTCTAATCCAATGTTTTGTATGCATCACTAAACCTATTTATAGAATCGGCTAATTTAATGTGTTATCGGTACCTACGTTTCCGCTGctcatgaattatttataattaatgtaGCTACTATACGCCATATGGCAGGATATGTAGGAACTGTGGCTTTATTCATTACTGTAGGTCAATTTGGATAGTCCCCGCCCGCAGTGGCGGAAACAGATTGTTGTTTTTAACGTCATTGCCATCATTCATTCTTAAAGATTTCGTCTAAAATTCATATGTATCAACTTTTCCTGGTATAGGTGGTTATTAATTACGGAGAACACAGCCTTAACTTGCTCGATGTAACGTTACATTTTTACCAGCTTTTTAGGTACTGACGCATGCTATCATATGAAGTAGGTAACTCTAATGCATCTTGGTTTCTATTTACTTTTTCCCGGTATCagctaaattaaattttgatgCCTTTTCCAACGACAACAAATGAACTTGGATACTATTTGGAAGGTCTTGTAAGAATTTCCCCTGGTTACGTAAAGTCCGAGCCTAGAAGCTGTTTCTATTTGGGAGACTTGGCCAGACTTGGTAGTCTTATTTTGTCTCAGGACGAAAGATGAAACAAAATCTATTCATACAAAATAGCAACGCATTAGAATCTAATGGAGCCATGCAGTGTTGTTCTTATTCCGTAATTCTAGTGGCTCGTTTATTGTTGGAGCTATTGGTCTGATTAGTCAAGTGTAGGCGGTTAACTGAGCAGATGAATATCTAAATAACAATCCCTATTTTGAAGAGGCGAGCAACGCTTTAATGttggaacatttttatttttcgtggTGGCGGTAATCATATTTTGGACTGGGTTTTCGCTTTACATCGCAACGCAATTTTGAGTAATGACAAATGACAAAATCGAAGTCCctgtaaatacgaataaaagaGTATTTTTGGTGTacgttaaatgtttttaaagtacTTTTGTGTTGCTCATATCTTGATCATAATAGCCTttcaaaaataaactgtttgaTACTATCTTAATAATATGAGTAAATCGCGACCCATTAGGCAGTACGCCACTTGGAGTTTGTAAGTTTCTTACTCATCGATCGTATCGGCCATAAAATACAGAATCCTATTGAAgcgaccatttttttttcaaataaggcATTTGGTCTTACCAAAGAGGTTTTATTGCTGTGTGTAACATATGGGAGTAAATAAACATTGTAAAGTGCAGCTTGAGCATCTAACACAGTTTAACATGGACATGTTAGTAAATATTGGTAAACAAAGCAAGCCTTCATCATCCAACTCAAGTGCAAATGGGTATATCCAAAAGTACATACACATTAGCTAATTGCCCTTCTGTTGGTTGagataaaaacacaaaataaaatatttggacgttatgaaagtcgatatggcttgaaagaatgttacttttAAGATGACAGGAGAtggaagagtatggaagaaaaaacatgctgcgccgacctcaaataaaattgtgaatgATGATGTATTGATACTTTCTTCCCAAATTATTCCGTAGATGGGAAAACTTTAAACTCACCGATATCGACAAGTGGAGGTCGATTCCTGCCTCTTCGTATGCAGAGGTAACATTCTGGAGACCGCATGGATCCATGATTCAAGTCTGCTGGTAAACCTGTGGGTGTTGTTTCGAGCACCTCGTAACCGTCGGGAACAGTTTCTTCGAGACCAGGAAATATTACTCCTGGAACAAAAAATAACGATTAAGTCTTTGTagaattatctaaaaaaatacattgagaCAGTACGTTGGACCTTCACAGACAATTTCTTGTTGTTCTTCCAAAAGGATCAAGAGACATTATTTTAGGTATTAACGTAAACTACACAGATTCTTGAAACTCATTACTTGAAacttcatattaaaaaataacgacATAGTTGGTGCAATGTTCCTGCGCTATGCGAAGGGCGAAGGTTGGTTTCGTGCATGAATGTGGTGGATGGATTGCAATCTTTTTACGATATTCTACAGACAGTTCTGGCTGTTAGCTTGTTCTATACTTTTACAAACACTAAATCCAGTacagacatttttttattattgatatatTAAGGAAAAACAccatatttacttaaattaattcttgCGTGCCACCAGCCATATTTAACCGTTTCTCTACATCAGAAAATTCTTTCTTTACTAAAATAAGCATGAAATAATTCACAAAGAATCTCAATGTTACATTAAAGATTTTTAGCTTGAAGTTCTTTGTGAACCAATACTGTTGCCTTGACAATGTCTGTccttctttctttatttatgtttttatttatattgctcTACTTCCTTCAGGTATGGCCTTGGTTTATTCGTTGTAACATATTATTACTATAATTGGTAAGTATTTTGTACTAAGCGAGTAGATGTTGTTAGGGGCCTCAGGCGAATCATGAATGGGCGGTAACATTGCTAATGGATTTCCAGAGAGTAGATAATAGTAGATCAGTAAGTACTTCTCGCAAAACTCGATCgagtcatttatattttttaagattaattgGCGCCTTAACTAAGCATTGTGAAACCTGATTCTACCACATACAGGTACCTACATGTGCGTAAGTTTACTGGCCGGTACTCAAAGGCCTCCTAATCATAATGTAATAACCAAAATATCTAGTCATCCGTGCGAAGCCTTTCTCTACCCCGCTGTATAATCCTCGCATATAACTGTAGCGTTACAAATTTTTAACTACGCGGCGCATAagtaatgtaaacaataattatCTATGACCGGCAGACTAATTAACAATTCATATCCAAAAGAATGCGCATGCGTTCTTACGTCATGCAAACAATGCTGCCCGAGTATATCTAGAGGTTTAAGTGGCATTGAACCCAACTTGTAGTTCGATACATCAATGGTGTCAATATATCAGAACGAGTACAGACTGCGGGTCAAATGATCGTGGCCCTTTGTTAAACAATCGAGATGAAGACACACGAGTTATGGGGAGCGCGTAACAAAAGAAGAAATATATTGAGATCGATTGATACTATCAGGAAAGGAACTGCAATGTGATATGAATGGATGTATCGAGAATAAAGGGGTCGACGAATAGGGGTCTTACAATTGACCTTTAAGCATAATGAATATGTGTGaatgatatctcaaaaactgtatctacaaaattatcattaaactttttcttacattaaatagtgtatgacaaaacaaataacaaatgtTAATATTGAGTAACAttgtttgtacataaataaccCGCGTTACATATGTTTCTAGTTAGATAGATTCGCATTCGTAACAGCGGGGTGTTAAAGCAGTATACTTCCAGCTTTCTAAGTTATATTAGAGTGAGAAGTAGGCCAATGGAAAGTTTGATTAATGCTAATATAACAGGACATCTAAAACGACTTTAATGATGCATGATCCTTTACATAATTAATAAGAAAGAACTTGAGTATAACTTTATTAAATATAGGTCTCATAAAACCTGTGGCTTAATGGAAAACAAGTTGGCTTCAATATTAACCTGATATAAACTATTAACCGCACACCTGTTCCATATTGCATTATGCAATACCAAAACAATTATTACAAATGTACAGTCAGTCCACCAATTATGTACAGACGTAACTATATCTGATTAATGCCAGAATTTCACGAAATTAATCGCAAAAAACACGCTAAAATAGTCTTTATTTCAAAGAGATTTGCGACTTCAGATCTTAGCAAAGTTAGTTCAGCCTTACTATGTTCATCAAGGCTGTTTTTTTAACGCTGATCAGAAGTCAAGTCTAAGGCATTGTATAGTTAAGTTCAAAAAGGTTAGtaatcacaataaaattattatttatagaacAAAGTCTGATGTAAACTTTTTGCTCAGCTACTTGTTTTGTCAACTCTACATAGAATATGTTTACGAAATTAAATGTcggtttataatataaaatgaatcACAGGGCTGAATGTACTCTCGCCTTATCTTAATTAATGATCTTTATAAGTTGTTGAAAGATGCCAAGGGGCTTATCagggttttgttttttttttggagcaGAGGTAAATATAAATGCAAGTACATAAAGATGCCTTTTATTCGACAGGTACAAGCGTACTAAAGGTTAGTTTATCAGTATGTGTGTATTCGCATGTAATCACTTATCTATGGGACGAGAGCACCAAAATTTGcactatgtattttattgtgtttcttTGTCTGTTGCAGAAAACTTTGTTACAAAACTccaagtaataaaatatgtagaatAAATATAATAGATTGTTAATGTTTTCTAAATTATACTGATTAACCACAACATAACAGTAAGTGGTTGGTTAGCCTGTAATAAATCAGGTTGATGTCCAGTTTCTAGATAAGGGAAGTGTCCTAGATGCGGCCATAATGCAGATAAAACGAGTTTCGCTCATTAGGCGACAAATCGGCACATATCTGCTATGTCTCTTGAACTTGTTTATGTACTTTCACAAAATATTATGACTTGTATCcttactttatatattttatgtagctaTATTGTGTGATTTTACTTGCATGGTTAGCAGGTcaaggtaagtaggtattatattcGGGCTTGCACCCAATCAGTGTCAATAACACTATATGGTGCAGCTGTTATCaatataatgaaaaatgtattacacagaaaaaatattaggCCATGGGCATAGGTACTATCTCTGATAAGACTATCTGCTATGGAGCTGATTCTATAGGTAGGAATCTAGACTTATTGATGTCATTttacttagaaaaataaaatgataacatATTACTTTTAACACAATATACCTTAAGACTGTGTTTTGTATTATATTTCTGGGAAAAGATGACTCAGACTATAAGAACAGTTCAATTTATATGCATAGATAAATATAGATAATCAATcataattggacgtagttatgcagaaacgttctaacccacaagtcacccgaaatcgagttattgtgattgaacagcctaaaatttagcatatggttatctaaactcaatataattcaacaataaaacctctagtacctttacttgttagaataaaaaagaatacaactgaaacgcgtaaatgcttatatctcaaattcaagtttaatttgagatataagcatttacgcgtacagtgggttggaacgtttctgcataactacgtccaatttttaattaataatcacAGATAATAATACAACAGCACATTCCTTATAAAACCAAGTATCGGTTGCACAGTGCAACATGATACCTGACCACAAACCTTCCGAGTGTGACCAGCCATTCAGGAATGTCCTACAACTGGATTAAAATAGTAATATGTATACATACAAAGTGATAGAACATAGCCACACCATTGTCATTATAATTATGACTGATTCAACATGTTTACACTAAGTACTACAGCACGAGGAATACTAATCGGCACCCATACTTGATACACTGCAAATAAACTCAGGATGTCAGTCAGataaatcttaataaatatGCAGGAATGTATGAAACATGACCAAAATGATAATACATTAGTGACCTAGAGAATCAATTACGCAAACTATGTAGTTGGTCTTCAATAATTAATCACTTCCTCATTGACCTTAATGCAAGCTATATTTGGTGCAAATTGACACCAAGGtgttaaagtttaaattaaactttgttTTCCATAAATATTTGGACTCCATATTTGAATTTTAGTGCCCATACATATTCTCATTCACAACTAACTGCCGTTCCCGATATTCTATCCATctattgatttgcttactagagatagaattttgacatacgCCCCATACAAGTCACGTCAAATTCTAATCTTTGgtaagcaaaagaaaaaaaaaacagagagaATATTGGGTACAGTTGTAAGTTGGCAGCCATTTgatggaaaaaaaaacatgatgtGTTTATCATAAACAAATCTTTTTTATCTTGTGATTTAAGAATGGTATGTAATAGATAATGGTACGTTATGTAGTTATTAGGTGCAAAGTTGTCCTTACCATAAGTGTGACATGGACACTGTATTTACTATATGATACTATTCTGTATAATTATCTGCATGTTATTGTTGAAcagcaataataaacaataatgaatttattttaagaacattGTTAACACAATTGGTATTATTTAGATAAGTGTGTTTTTTGCTGGCAATGTTTTGATATTGTGTACACATTTAAAATGTTACATACAAAAGATAAAATCTGTTACTGTTTATCACCACAAAATGTGAAGTAAATATTAGTCCATTATTTAACTGCAGTATGTATTTTAAGTATGACAATATTATTCTAAAGCCGAAATGGACttgttataatattcaataTTGATTGCCAAATAAAGGCCACACTATTTGAATAGGTCAATAAGGCCCTTCAAGGTCTGGTAACAGACTGTGAAGATTCTAAACAGTTGAATTATTTATGTGGAACACCCACAAACAAAATAAGAGAACCAAAAAGACTATTTACATCATATTACAGTCAGAAAACAAGTTATGTGCATAGTAAATCCTTATTAGAAtgacaaatattaaaaagcagCAGATATTATTCCAAATACAAATGCTTGAGCAATGAGAcagagtttataaaaaaaagacttACCTATGTCAGTAATTGGTGGTTTGGTACTGTATCCCTTGAGGTGTCCAGAGTCGGAATCATCAAGTAATTCCGGTTTCTCCGGTAACCCAGCGATCACGAAGTAATCGGCGACTTTCCGCTCATCCATGTTTTACAATTTTACATACGAGTACCTACGATAAAAAATAACTCGTGGTCACATCAATGTCAGGATTAcatgcaaaataaatacaacctGCACTTTTAAGGTTAACGAACATGTATCACATCAATTCATGTACTCTTGTAAACAGACCAGTTTATATAACACTGAGatatgtaaaacaaaataagaaatatacCAATAACATGAAACCCTTGAAGTGAACTTACAGTTTATTGCTACGGTTAACAATTTGAGCATGAACGCGTCACACatcgttttatgtaaatatttttatttatagatttattgCGTTGCCATTTATAATCACTTGTTAGTTTAACACAGGGGTGCACTTGAAAATTATTCGTTTTTATTGAGACTTGCAAAACGTCATTTTGTCCGTCCGACAACAATCAGCCATAGACAACCTTTCTTTCTTTTGTTGGCTAGTGACGTATTAAGACTAAGGCGTACAACTAACAGCCttgtttaaaattgtatgtcaGTCAATTAGATACTAAAATATAAAGCAATTTGTTTTAAAGCATGTTTTAAATGTGTCGTTTGCTATTTTGTCCACAAGACTTCAACCTATAGAATGtggattaaatatattttttatgaataaccATTgcgctggagtggagaccacggactagcaagcgcagcgtaggacgtccaccaacaaggtggacagaccaccttataaaggtcgccggaagacgctgaatgcaggtcgcctccaacaggtatctgtggagatctatgggggaggcctatgttcagcagtggacgtcctatggctgagataatgatgatgacgaacCATTTGTTTTCCCGAGATACGACTTGTAAGAATCTAGATAACAAGTAGTTGTTGCTTCTCCAGGGTccaaaatatacctatacctaactTTATCTCACGTGTTTCAGCCCGTTTATTTTCACTTAAAAAGCATAACAAGCAAACATTTTCGTATCAAGTTCATTTATGTAATACTCATGTGTTGAGTTTTACACTGCtatttatttatggtaataTCTACTAGGAaggttttacaaataaaactaagatttagacaatattgtaatagtattatttattctatttatacATCGATAACAATCTCTTTTAGAGCTTTAGCTGATGGTGCAAAGTTATCATTTATTTCTAGGGTGTCACTTGTTTCTGTAATTTGTGCTCCAGCCATCAAAAGGTTTATAGCACCTTCCAACTCACTCACTCTCTTACAAACTTCTATTTCTTCCTCTATCTCTTTCATTAATGAAGTGTACAGCCACAAATTAAGTTCAGGGAAGGATTTCACCTGGCTTTCAAATACATCAACAAAAACATTGGCTGCATCAATTATTACTCTAGTAAACCTTGTTTCTCCAAGATTTTTCTTGAAGTATTTAAGTAATGATCCTATATCCTTATCATTTAACCCATCCATAGCAACATGAAGAACCTGTCTCCTTAACATTTCTTGTATGAGAGCAGTAGTTTTCTCTGGGTATTTTGTAGCCACATATGTTTTAAGAACTGCTGAAAGAGCCTTAGTGAACTCCATTTTCCTAAGAAACTTGTCATACTCTGGCCCTTGAGTAaccttgttattttgtttattcttatGTTTGTTCTGAACTTCTTCTGtaattattgtaggtatatgATCTGGTGCGAATTTAAACAAACCTTTTTTCTCATCTGATTGTTTTGCTGGCTTCTCCCTTTTTCGTATTGAAATGATGCCATCAATCATACCAACTGCTAGAGTGTCATCATGTTTGGAAATGGCCATGCTCAATACAGCATTAGGAAAATCAATGTTGTGTACAACTTTGAATGTAGATATGTCATATATCTTGACATGTCTATCTAATGATGCAGACATCAGTCTGCTATTGTTGCTGGCCAGTCTTAGAGTTGTTACTGTTTTATGGTGCTGAGAGATATTGGCTAGTTGTTTTCCTCCATTGAAGATATCCCATACTTTAATTTCTGTACCACCCGCACTGATGAATATTCCCCCTGAAGGTAGGAACAGTGTTGATTCCACTGGGCTACCATGGTTTACTGAAAGTACAACCTCATTAGACCTGCAGTCATAGAGTTTCACAGTATGATCATAACTTCCagataatataatctctggtGAGATGGGACTGGCGGCTCCTGCTCGCACATAGTCTGTGTGTTCGGAGAAAGTGTTGATCTTCTCTTCGGTTGCAATGTCCCATAAACTGACAGATTTGTCATCTGAGTAACTTATAATTTTGACATGATCCTTCGTGAATAATGTCCTGTGAACCTGAAAGCAATGCAAGCATGATTAACTGTCTTAGAACTAGTTTTCAACATATAAACTGCATcaaattcatttaatttctttaagaTC of Helicoverpa zea isolate HzStark_Cry1AcR chromosome 15, ilHelZeax1.1, whole genome shotgun sequence contains these proteins:
- the LOC124636945 gene encoding U3 small nucleolar RNA-associated protein 15 homolog gives rise to the protein MAHISYPFKKTNKAVYQKPASVLTEDAIYWKKLGSPVLVKEFGAIDYLDFSPVEPYYFAATCSVRVQVYDPITKVVAKNISKFVEAAYGATFRADGRLLVAGSEEAAVKLFDVQSKNVLRVFTGHTGPVHRTLFTKDHVKIISYSDDKSVSLWDIATEEKINTFSEHTDYVRAGAASPISPEIILSGSYDHTVKLYDCRSNEVVLSVNHGSPVESTLFLPSGGIFISAGGTEIKVWDIFNGGKQLANISQHHKTVTTLRLASNNSRLMSASLDRHVKIYDISTFKVVHNIDFPNAVLSMAISKHDDTLAVGMIDGIISIRKREKPAKQSDEKKGLFKFAPDHIPTIITEEVQNKHKNKQNNKVTQGPEYDKFLRKMEFTKALSAVLKTYVATKYPEKTTALIQEMLRRQVLHVAMDGLNDKDIGSLLKYFKKNLGETRFTRVIIDAANVFVDVFESQVKSFPELNLWLYTSLMKEIEEEIEVCKRVSELEGAINLLMAGAQITETSDTLEINDNFAPSAKALKEIVIDV